In Musa acuminata AAA Group cultivar baxijiao chromosome BXJ2-8, Cavendish_Baxijiao_AAA, whole genome shotgun sequence, one genomic interval encodes:
- the LOC103993502 gene encoding heavy metal-associated isoprenylated plant protein 32 isoform X2 yields the protein MSKEQESKLLKTQACVLKVNICCDGCQKKVKKLLQKIEGVYTTTIDAEERKVTVTGNVDPAVLITKLRKAGKHARLWSAKAGNHHTLTDQLELTKAQQQKEHWKTQKKGQQPQQQAKGFKDLKFPNLKGLKLPFRKGNRTVKFDLPPKEDVDDGSEYSDDDYDEFEDDDGLDAMDGFEEDVRGKVLGKDTKGAAGGGGGGGRKGGVQAQNKAMGGSNVNGGGSHSQGGGGKNVHGARDSKHEGKHNKGGKKGGGGGSNDGVGGDGQLNMMGQMGHIPAVRRLSAGGGMPGYFQGGNVPPEMMMAGTNPYHQQQQQQQQRQRMMMMMMMMNGQDRAAFPPPVGYGYGYGRPVYALPPPPTQPQAEPYTMFSDENPNSCSVM from the exons ATGAGTAAAGAACAAGAGAGCAAGTTACTGAAAACGCAG GCATGTGTTCTGAAAGTGAACATATGTTGTGATGGATGCCAGAAGAAGGTGAAGAAACTGCTGCAAAAGATCGAAG GGGTCTACACTACCACCATAGATGCAGAGGAGAGGAAGGTGACCGTCACAGGGAATGTTGATCCTGCCGTCCTGATTACAAAGCTTAGAAAGGCTGGCAAACATGCTCGGCTGTGGTCTGCAAAGGCTGGAAACCATCACACCCTCACCGACCAGCTTGAGCTTACCAAAGCACAGCAGCAGAAGGAACACTGGAAGACACAGAAGAAGGGCCAGCAGCCACAGCAGCAGGCAAAAGGGTTCAAGGATCTGAAGTTTCCGAATCTGAAGGGACTGAAGTTGCCCTTCAGGAAGGGCAACAGAACAGTCAAGTTTGACCTTCCTCCCAAGGAAGACGTTGATGATGGAAGTGAGTATAGTGATGATGACTACGATGAATTTGAGGACGATGACGGCTTGGACGCCATGGATGGCTTTGAAGAGGACGTCCGTGGGAAGGTTCTGGGGAAAGATACGAAAGGCGccgctggtggtggtggtggaggaggacgtAAGGGAGGAGtacaggcgcaaaacaaggctatGGGTGGTAGCAACGTCAATGGTGGGGGGAGCCACAGCCAGGGCGGCGGTGGTAAAAATGTCCATGGAGCCCGTGACAGCAAGCATGAAGGAAAACACAACAAGGGTGGCAAgaagggtggtggtggtgggagcaATGATGGCGTGGGGGGCGATGGCCAACTTAACATGATGGGGCAAATGGGTCACATTCCAGCAGTCCGAAGGCTGTCGGCCGGAGGGGGCATGCCGGGGTACTTCCAGGGTGGAAATGTGCCGCCGGAGATGATGATGGCAGGAACAAATCCCtaccatcagcagcagcagcaacagcagcagcggcagaggatgatgatgatgatgatgatgatgaacggTCAAGACCGTGCTGCATTCCCGCCGCCTGTGGGCTACGGCTACGGCTACGGCCGGCCGGTTTACGCGCTACCGCCACCGCCAACCCAACCCCAGGCGGAGCCTTACACCATGTTCAGTGATGAGAACCCCAACAGCTGCTCCGTCATGTGA
- the LOC103993502 gene encoding heavy metal-associated isoprenylated plant protein 32 isoform X1, whose amino-acid sequence MVFSWLNHNPNLKLFTEISCFLLHLQACVLKVNICCDGCQKKVKKLLQKIEGVYTTTIDAEERKVTVTGNVDPAVLITKLRKAGKHARLWSAKAGNHHTLTDQLELTKAQQQKEHWKTQKKGQQPQQQAKGFKDLKFPNLKGLKLPFRKGNRTVKFDLPPKEDVDDGSEYSDDDYDEFEDDDGLDAMDGFEEDVRGKVLGKDTKGAAGGGGGGGRKGGVQAQNKAMGGSNVNGGGSHSQGGGGKNVHGARDSKHEGKHNKGGKKGGGGGSNDGVGGDGQLNMMGQMGHIPAVRRLSAGGGMPGYFQGGNVPPEMMMAGTNPYHQQQQQQQQRQRMMMMMMMMNGQDRAAFPPPVGYGYGYGRPVYALPPPPTQPQAEPYTMFSDENPNSCSVM is encoded by the exons ATGGTGTTTTCTTGGTTGAATCATAACCCAAATTTGAAGCTCTTCACGGAGATCTCTTGTTTCCTACTTCATTTGCAGGCATGTGTTCTGAAAGTGAACATATGTTGTGATGGATGCCAGAAGAAGGTGAAGAAACTGCTGCAAAAGATCGAAG GGGTCTACACTACCACCATAGATGCAGAGGAGAGGAAGGTGACCGTCACAGGGAATGTTGATCCTGCCGTCCTGATTACAAAGCTTAGAAAGGCTGGCAAACATGCTCGGCTGTGGTCTGCAAAGGCTGGAAACCATCACACCCTCACCGACCAGCTTGAGCTTACCAAAGCACAGCAGCAGAAGGAACACTGGAAGACACAGAAGAAGGGCCAGCAGCCACAGCAGCAGGCAAAAGGGTTCAAGGATCTGAAGTTTCCGAATCTGAAGGGACTGAAGTTGCCCTTCAGGAAGGGCAACAGAACAGTCAAGTTTGACCTTCCTCCCAAGGAAGACGTTGATGATGGAAGTGAGTATAGTGATGATGACTACGATGAATTTGAGGACGATGACGGCTTGGACGCCATGGATGGCTTTGAAGAGGACGTCCGTGGGAAGGTTCTGGGGAAAGATACGAAAGGCGccgctggtggtggtggtggaggaggacgtAAGGGAGGAGtacaggcgcaaaacaaggctatGGGTGGTAGCAACGTCAATGGTGGGGGGAGCCACAGCCAGGGCGGCGGTGGTAAAAATGTCCATGGAGCCCGTGACAGCAAGCATGAAGGAAAACACAACAAGGGTGGCAAgaagggtggtggtggtgggagcaATGATGGCGTGGGGGGCGATGGCCAACTTAACATGATGGGGCAAATGGGTCACATTCCAGCAGTCCGAAGGCTGTCGGCCGGAGGGGGCATGCCGGGGTACTTCCAGGGTGGAAATGTGCCGCCGGAGATGATGATGGCAGGAACAAATCCCtaccatcagcagcagcagcaacagcagcagcggcagaggatgatgatgatgatgatgatgatgaacggTCAAGACCGTGCTGCATTCCCGCCGCCTGTGGGCTACGGCTACGGCTACGGCCGGCCGGTTTACGCGCTACCGCCACCGCCAACCCAACCCCAGGCGGAGCCTTACACCATGTTCAGTGATGAGAACCCCAACAGCTGCTCCGTCATGTGA
- the LOC135618897 gene encoding stem-specific protein TSJT1-like, translating into MLGVFSGEVVEVPAELVAAGSRTPSPKTRASELINRFLGSFAPAVSIQIGDLGHLAYSHANQSPFAPRLFAAKDEIYCLFKGVLTNLGSLRQQYGLSKSADEVVLVIEAYKALRDRAPYPPSFMLAHLIGNFAFVLFDKSTSSILVASDPDGRVPLFWGITADGCLAFADDLDLLKGSCGKSLAPFPEGCYYSNALGGLKSYENPKHKVTAVLEDEEEVCGATFKVEGSAVLAATH; encoded by the exons ATGTTGGGGGTGTTCAGCGgggaggtggtggaggtgccGGCGGAGCTGGTGGCCGCCGGCAGCAGGACGCCGTCCCCTAAGACACGGGCGTCGGAGCTGATCAACCGATTCCTCGGGAGCTTCGCTCCCGCGGTGTCGATCCAGATCGGGGACTTGGGACACCTCGCCTACTCCCACGCCAACCAGTCCCCCTTCGCTCCCAG GTTGTTTGCAGCGAAGGACGAGATTTACTGCCTCTTCAAGGGAGTGCTGACCAACCTGGGCAGCTTGAGGCAGCAGTATGGGCTTTCCAAGAGTGCCGACGAGGTGGTGCTGGTCATCGAAGCCTACAAGGCCCTCCGTGACCGAGCTCCCTATCCTCCCAGCTTCATGCTCGCACACCTTATTGGCAACTTCGCCTTCGTGCTCTTCGACAAGTCCACATCATCCATCCTTGTTGCATCT GACCCAGATGGAAGAGTGCCCTTGTTCTGGGGGATCACTGCAGATGGATGCCTTGCCTTTGCTGACGATCTAGACTTGCTGAAGGGATCGTGCGGGAAGTCACTTGCACCATTCCCTGAAG GATGTTACTATTCGAATGCCTTGGGGGGGCTGAAAAGCTATGAGAACCCCAAGCACAAGGTGACTGCTGTTCTTGAAGATGAGGAAGAAGTATGTGGTGCCACTTTCAAG GTGGAAGGATCTGCAGTTCTTGCGGCAACGCACTAA